The Acidobacteriota bacterium sequence ATCTATTTATCCTTGACGGTTCGGCGTTCACATCCAGCGCCTGCCAGAATTCAACGTTGACGATCATGGCCCTGTGCGCTCGTTCCTGCGATTATCTCCTCGGGGAGATGAAGCGGGGAAATCTCTAGTCAGACGATTTGGTCTACAGATCCAGGCAACATTGGAGAGGTGCAATGAACCAAGCGGGAAAGCAGATTTATGATGTGCTGGTGGTGGGCTCGGGGGCGTCGGGGGGATGGGCGTGCAAGAGGCTTTGCGAGGCAGGACTGAAAGTGGCGCTGGTCGATGCCGGGCGCCAGCAGTCGGACAAGAACTTTACG is a genomic window containing:
- a CDS encoding FAD-binding protein encodes the protein MNQAGKQIYDVLVVGSGASGGWACKRLCEAGLKVALVDAGRQQSDKNFT